The Anabrus simplex isolate iqAnaSimp1 chromosome 1, ASM4041472v1, whole genome shotgun sequence genome window below encodes:
- the vvl gene encoding silk gland factor 3 isoform X2, giving the protein MATTTYMPASTGISSELDGSAVGMNIVNAAVGGYHSSSPRSAADASNGEMKYLPPTQHHHHHHHHHQVPSSPSPNGHPVSLSAAAHNPWVSLQPGSGADPWAASMAGMHSHHAHHHHPHQTSTVDIKPPHPAGEVPGMHHPRAPPPHQQGGGGMASPHSWHAPVVSSAHYISASSNTGAGSPLQHHTSPAAAYHAAMNGMLAHHHQASPQLHHSLREMQNHSPSPLHHHQQHQHPDGRGDPSGGEDDTPTSDDLEAFAKQFKQRRIKLGFTQADVGLALGTLYGNVFSQTTICRFEALQLSFKNMCKLKPLLQKWLEEADSTTGSPTSIDKIAAQGRKRKKRTSIEVSVKGALEQHFHKQPKPSAQEISALADSLQLEKEVVRVWFCNRRQKEKRMTPPNTLGGPDSMLEGGPQGTLCTVSGLKSASISSSRHNTLKYNPSYWT; this is encoded by the coding sequence ATGGCTACGACAACGTATATGCCCGCTAGTACGGGCATCTCTTCCGAGCTAGACGGTAGTGCTGTCGGTATGAACATAGTGAACGCCGCGGTAGGCGGGTATCATAGTAGTTCTCCGCGATCGGCGGCAGATGCAAGTAATGGTGAGATGAAATACTTGCCTCCCacgcagcatcatcatcatcatcaccaccatcatcaagtTCCTTCGTCACCGTCTCCAAATGGACACCCTGTGTCGCTGTCAGCTGCGGCTCACAATCCGTGGGTCAGCCTTCAACCTGGCTCAGGGGCAGATCCTTGGGCAGCGTCCATGGCAGGGATGCATTCACACCATGCACACCATCACCACCCTCACCAGACGTCAACAGTGGACATCAAGCCACCCCATCCAGCAGGTGAGGTGCCTGGCATGCACCACCCCCGAGCGCCACCACCACATCAACAAGGTGGCGGAGGAATGGCGTCGCCACATTCGTGGCATGCACCAGTCGTGTCTTCAGCACATTATATCTCAGCATCTTCAAACACTGGTGCTGGATCACCTCTGCAACACCACACGAGTCCGGCCGCCGCGTACCATGCAGCCATGAATGGTATGTTGGCGCACCACCACCAGGCAAGCCCCCAACTGCATCATTCACTAAGAGAGATGCAGAACCACAGTCCTTCACCGTTGcaccatcatcaacaacatcagcaCCCGGATGGCAGAGGAGACCCCTCAGGGGGTGAAGATGATACTCCTACATCAGACGATCTCGAAGCATTTGCCAAACAGTTTAAGCAGCGCAGGATAAAGCTTGGTTTTACACAAGCAGATGTTGGACTTGCTCTAGGAACTTTGTATGGTAACGTGTTCTCTCAGACGACAATTTGTAGGTTTGAGGCACTGCAGTTAAGCTTTAAAAATATGTGTAAACTGAAGCCATTACTACAGAAATGGTTAGAAGAAGCAGACTCCACAACAGGCTCTCCTACAAGTATTGATAAGATTGCAGCGCAGGGTAGGAAAAGGAAAAAGAGGACCAGTATCGAGGTATCTGTGAAGGGAGCTTTAGAACAACATTTCCACAAGCAACCAAAACCGTCAGCGCAAGAAATCTCAGCATTAGCAGACAGTTTGCAGTTAGAGAAGGAAGTGGTTAGAGTGTGGTTCTGTAACAGGAGACAAAAAGAGAAGAGAATGACGCCGCCAAATACGTTGGGTGGACCGGACAGCATGTTAGAAGGTGGACCACAAG
- the vvl gene encoding POU domain protein CF1A isoform X1 has product MATTTYMPASTGISSELDGSAVGMNIVNAAVGGYHSSSPRSAADASNGEMKYLPPTQHHHHHHHHHQVPSSPSPNGHPVSLSAAAHNPWVSLQPGSGADPWAASMAGMHSHHAHHHHPHQTSTVDIKPPHPAGEVPGMHHPRAPPPHQQGGGGMASPHSWHAPVVSSAHYISASSNTGAGSPLQHHTSPAAAYHAAMNGMLAHHHQASPQLHHSLREMQNHSPSPLHHHQQHQHPDGRGDPSGGEDDTPTSDDLEAFAKQFKQRRIKLGFTQADVGLALGTLYGNVFSQTTICRFEALQLSFKNMCKLKPLLQKWLEEADSTTGSPTSIDKIAAQGRKRKKRTSIEVSVKGALEQHFHKQPKPSAQEISALADSLQLEKEVVRVWFCNRRQKEKRMTPPNTLGGPDSMLEGGPQGMPGGPPHGLHQGYHHQDMHGSPMGQHSHSHSPPMLSPQSMPTHQSLTAH; this is encoded by the coding sequence ATGGCTACGACAACGTATATGCCCGCTAGTACGGGCATCTCTTCCGAGCTAGACGGTAGTGCTGTCGGTATGAACATAGTGAACGCCGCGGTAGGCGGGTATCATAGTAGTTCTCCGCGATCGGCGGCAGATGCAAGTAATGGTGAGATGAAATACTTGCCTCCCacgcagcatcatcatcatcatcaccaccatcatcaagtTCCTTCGTCACCGTCTCCAAATGGACACCCTGTGTCGCTGTCAGCTGCGGCTCACAATCCGTGGGTCAGCCTTCAACCTGGCTCAGGGGCAGATCCTTGGGCAGCGTCCATGGCAGGGATGCATTCACACCATGCACACCATCACCACCCTCACCAGACGTCAACAGTGGACATCAAGCCACCCCATCCAGCAGGTGAGGTGCCTGGCATGCACCACCCCCGAGCGCCACCACCACATCAACAAGGTGGCGGAGGAATGGCGTCGCCACATTCGTGGCATGCACCAGTCGTGTCTTCAGCACATTATATCTCAGCATCTTCAAACACTGGTGCTGGATCACCTCTGCAACACCACACGAGTCCGGCCGCCGCGTACCATGCAGCCATGAATGGTATGTTGGCGCACCACCACCAGGCAAGCCCCCAACTGCATCATTCACTAAGAGAGATGCAGAACCACAGTCCTTCACCGTTGcaccatcatcaacaacatcagcaCCCGGATGGCAGAGGAGACCCCTCAGGGGGTGAAGATGATACTCCTACATCAGACGATCTCGAAGCATTTGCCAAACAGTTTAAGCAGCGCAGGATAAAGCTTGGTTTTACACAAGCAGATGTTGGACTTGCTCTAGGAACTTTGTATGGTAACGTGTTCTCTCAGACGACAATTTGTAGGTTTGAGGCACTGCAGTTAAGCTTTAAAAATATGTGTAAACTGAAGCCATTACTACAGAAATGGTTAGAAGAAGCAGACTCCACAACAGGCTCTCCTACAAGTATTGATAAGATTGCAGCGCAGGGTAGGAAAAGGAAAAAGAGGACCAGTATCGAGGTATCTGTGAAGGGAGCTTTAGAACAACATTTCCACAAGCAACCAAAACCGTCAGCGCAAGAAATCTCAGCATTAGCAGACAGTTTGCAGTTAGAGAAGGAAGTGGTTAGAGTGTGGTTCTGTAACAGGAGACAAAAAGAGAAGAGAATGACGCCGCCAAATACGTTGGGTGGACCGGACAGCATGTTAGAAGGTGGACCACAAGGTATGCCAGGTGGACCCCCTCACGGCTTACATCAGGGGTACCACCATCAAGATATGCATGGTTCGCCCATGGGGCAACACTCACATTCCCATAGTCCACCTATGTTGTCTCCTCAATCCATGCCTACCCATCAGTCGTTAACAGCCCACTAA